From Xyrauchen texanus isolate HMW12.3.18 chromosome 12, RBS_HiC_50CHRs, whole genome shotgun sequence, one genomic window encodes:
- the LOC127652706 gene encoding ATP synthase subunit f, mitochondrial-like, translating to MADKPVALAEKRLLDVKLGQVPSWLGTRDFTPNGLLGGVRRGYERYYNKYINVRKGGIGGVAMFIAGYVALSYLWEYDHIKHDRWRKYH from the exons ATGGCGGACAAACCAG TGGCACTGGCTGAGAAAAGGCTTTTGGATGTCAAGCTTGGGCAAGTGCCGTCATGGCTTGGAACAAGAGACTTCACCCCAAATGGACTTCTTGGTGGAGTTCGCAGAG GGTATGAGCGAtattacaacaaatacatcaatgTGAGGAAAGGTGGTATTGGTGGGGTTGCCATGTTCATTGCTGGTTATGTTGCCCTGAGCTACCTTTGGGAGTATGATCACATCA AGCACGACAGGTGGAGGAAGTACCACTGA